The sequence TGGTCACCATGGACCAGGTGAGCGGCTCCAGGTGGCCCGTCTCGCCCAGGGCGCGGGCGAGGAACAGCTGGCTGTGGAAACCCAGGTCCAGGGACCCGGTCTCCTTCGACAGGCTCCACAGGTGAACGATGTTGGAGAACGCGCGGCCCTGCTTCTTCAGCGCCTCCAGCACCGCGCAGTAGTCCTCGCGGCGCGCCGGGTCCACCGTGAACGAACCGTCCGCGCGCTGCTCGAAGCGCGCGCCGGGGACGACGCGGAAGATGTCGCCGCCCAGCTTCGGCGCCAGGGCGTCCGCCACGCCGGTGTCGTCCGCGAACACGAGCCAGCCCGCGCCCGCCGCGTCCTTCGCCTTGGGCAGCGGCGACAGCTTCCACGACGGCGCGTAGAACCAGTCCGCCACGTCCGCGCGCTTCGCCAGCGACGCGGGCGCGTCCGCGCGGGCACCGCCGCCCAGCGGCTTCGCGTCGATCCAGTAGCGCTCGCGCTGGAAGGGGTAGGTGGGCAGCGGCACGCGGCGGCGCTGCTCGTTCGCCGCGAAGCCCTTCCAGTCCACCGTCACGCCGTTGAGCCACAGCCGGCCCAGCGCGCCCAGCAGCACCTGGAGGTCCGCCGCCTGCTCGCGCGGGTGGCGCGTGGAGGCGATGAGCACGCGCGCTTCCGCGCCCGGCTGCTGCTTCGCGAGCGTGGTGAGCACCGTGCCCGGGCCCACTTCCAAAAGCGCCGCCTGCGGCCACTTGCGCGACAGCTCCTGGAGGCCCGCGGAGAAGCGCACGGCCTGGCGCAGGTGCGTGGCCCAGTAGTTCGGGTCGGTCGCCTGCGCCGCTTCAATCCAGGTGCCCGTCACGTTGGACAGGAAGGGCAGCGTGGGCGCGTTGAGCTTCACCTGCCGCACGCGCGCGGTGAAGGCCGCGAGGATGGGGTCCATCATCGCGGAGTGGAACGCGTGCGACGTGTGCAGCCGCGACACCTCCACGCCCAGGCCCTCCAGCTTCGCCTGGAGCGCGTCCACCGCGTCGGTGGGGCCCGCCACGACGGTGAAGCCCGGCGCGTTCACGGCCGCGGCGCTGACGTTCGCGGGGAGCAGCGGCTTGAGCGCGGACTCCTCCATCTTCGCGGACAGCATCGCGCCCGAGGGCAGCCCCTGCATCAGCTTGCCGCGCGCGGCCACCAGCGCCAGCGCGTCATCCAGGGTGAACACGCCCGCGAGGCACGCGGCCACGTACTCACCGATGCTGTGACCCAGCATCGCGGAGGGCTTCACGCCCCAGGCCATCCACAGCTTCGCCAGCGCGTACTCCACGGCGAAGAGCGCGGGCTGCGTCAGCTCCGTGCGCGTCAGCGCCTGCGTCGCGGCCTCCGCCCTGGAGGCCTCCGGGAAGAGGACCGTGCGCAGGTCCAGGCCCAGGTGCGGCGTCAGCTTGTCCGCGCACGCGTCCAGGTGCCGCTTGAACGTGGGCTCGGACGCGTAAAGGTCGCGCGCCATGCCCACGTACTGCGAGCCCTGGCCGGGGAAGAGGAAGGCCACCGGCCGCTCGTGCACGTCCGGCGTGTTCGTCCACAGGCGGGGGCTGCCTTCGACATCCAGCGCGGCCATCGCGTCGTCGCGGTCGCGGCACACCAGCACGCGCCGCTTCGCCATGGCCTGACGGCCCGTCTGGAGCGTGAAGGCCACGTCCGCCAGCGCCTGCGCGGGGTGCGCCTTCAGGTGCGCGGCCAGGTTCTTCGTCGCCGCGTCCAGCGCCGCGTCGCTCTTCGCGGAAAGCACCAGCAGCTGCGCGGGCCGGGACGCACCGGACGCCGGAAGGGCCGGGGCCTCCTCCAGCACGATGTGCGCGTTGGTGCCGCCCACGCCAAAGGAGCTCACGCCCGCGCGGCGCGGGTGCTTGGGGTTCGCCTGCCAGTCCGTGAGCTTCGTGTTGACGAAGAACGGACCGCCCGCGAACGGAATCTCCGGGTTCACTTCGGAGACATGGAGGCTGGGCGGAATCTGCCGGTTCTCCAGCGTCAGCACGGCCTTGATGAGGCTGGACACGCCGGCCGCGTTGGCCAGGTGCCCGATGTTGCTCTTGAGCGAGCCCACCGGAATCTTCGGAGGGGCCGCCTTGGCCGCCGCCGAGCGGAACTTGAAGGCCTTGTTGAGCGCGCGCACCTCGATGGGGTCGCCCATCTTCGTGCCGGTGCCGTGCGCCTCCAGGTAGCCGATGGTCTCCGGGGCCACGCCCGCGGCGCCCAGGGCCTCGGTGATGACGGTGGCCTGGCCATCCACGCTGGGGGCGGTGAAGCCCACCTTCTGCGCGCCGTCGTTGTTGATGGCGCTGCCCTTGATGATGGCGTGGATGTGGTCGCCGTCTTCAATCGCATCCGCCAGCCGCTTGAGCACCACCACGCCCACGCCGCTGCCGAACACCGTGCCTTCCGCCTTCGCGTCGAACGCGCGGCAGTGGCCGTCCGGGGACACGATGCCGCCGGGCACGAAGGGGTAGCCCTCCGGGTGCTTCACGTGCACGGACACGCCGCCGGCCAGGGCCAGGTCGCACTCTTCATTCAAGAGGCTCTGGCAGGCCGCGTGCGTGGCCACGAGCGACGTGGAGCACGCGCTGGTGATGGAGTAGCTGGGTCCGCGCAGGTTGAGCTTGTACGCGACGCGGGTGGCCAGGAAGTCGCCGCCGTTGTTCACGTCCACCTGCACCTGGTCCATGCCGCTCAGCTGGTCGAAGTTGGGGACCAGGTGGAACACGAGGTACGTGTTGGTGGCCGCGCCCGCGAACACGCCGATGGAGCCGTCGAAGCCCTCCGGCGTGTGGCCCGCCTTCTCCATCGCCTCCCACGCGCACTCCAGGAAGACGCGGTGCTGCGGATCCATCAGCTCCGCCTCGCGGGGCGTGAAGCCGAAGAAGCCCGCGTCGAACAGCTCCATGCCGGCCAGCGCGGCGCTGGCCTTCACGTGGCGCGGGTCCTTGCGCAGGACGGGGTCCACGCCCAGCTTCTCCAGCTCCGCGTCGGGCACGGGCTGGATGGACTCCACGCCGTCGCGCAGGTTCTTCCAGAAGGAGGCCAGGTCGGGAGCGCCGGGGAAACGTCCGGCCATGCCGACGATGGCGATGGCCTGCGCGTCGATGTTCGTGTCAGCGGACATGGGGTGTGCTCGGGCTTCGAAAGGTGGGGGAGGGGACGGCTACTCCTCGTCGGAGGCGGCGTCGCCCTGACGGTTCGCGCGGCGCGCACGGCGGCGCTCCCCGCGGCTGAGCGCCTCGGTCTCCTCGGGCGCGGGTTCCGTGTCCTCGGTGCCGCTGGCGGCCTTGAGCAGCTTGGCCAGTGCCCCCACGGTGGGGCCTTCGTAGAGGGTGACGGCCGGCAGCGCGACGCCGAACTGCTCGCGCACGCGGGCAATCAGCTTCACGCCGACGAGCGAGTTGCCACCCAGCTCGAAGAAGTTGTCGTGCACGCCGACCTGGTCGATGCCCAGCGTCGTCTGCCACAGGTGGGCAATCTTCTCCTCCAGCGCGTCGCGCGGCGGCACGTAGGCGTTCTGGAGCGTGGGCCGGGGCGTGGTGCCCAGGGACGACCCTGCCTCCTGCTTCGCCTCCGCCTTCTCCTGCGAGGCGGCCGGCTGGGCCCACTTGCGCGCGCGGGCGCGCAGGTTGCTCGTGGACACGGCCACGTGCGACACGGCGCCCAGCTGGAAGAGCTGCTCGAAGGCGTCCTCGCCCTCCGCGGACGTGATGGCCAGCGCGCCGAACGGGCTCTGCGCGCCACCCGCGCGGGACTCGTACTGCCACGCGTCCCAGCCCACGCTCATCCACGGCACCGGCGAGGTCTGCGCCTGCTTCGTGGCGAACGCGTCCATGAAGGACGTGGCCGCCGAGTACGACGCCAGCCCCAGGCCGCCCAGCACCGCCGCCAGCGACGACGACAGCACGCAGAAGTCCAGCGAGCGTCCGCGCACCGCCTCCTCCAGCGCGTACAGCCCGCGCACGCGGCCGTGGAAGGTGTCGCGCACGTCCTCGGGCCGGGTGTCCGGGATGGCGCGGAAGAGCGCCTGCCCCACGTCACCCGCCGCGAACACCACGCCGTTGAGCGTGCCGAAGTGCGTGAGCGCCGCGTCCACCGCGGCCTTCACCTGGACCTTGTTGCCCGCGTCCACGGCCGTCACGTGCACCTGGGCGCCCAGCGCCTCCAGCTCGCGCACCTGACGGATGCGGCGGGAGACGGCGTCGTCCTCGCCATGGGCCGTAAGGTGCGCGTCCCACTGCGAGCGCTCCGGCAGCGCCGTGCGGCCCGCGAGCACCAGCTTCGCCTTCGCGCGCTTCGCCAGCGACTTCGCGTGGGAGAAGCCCAGCGTGCCGAAGCCGCCGATGAGGAGGTACACGCCCCCGTCGCGCAGCGGGAGCTGTGCGGCGCGCGGCGCGTCCGCCGGCACGTGCTCGAAGTGCTGCACCCAGCGGGCGCCGCCGCGGTACGCGACGACGGTCTCCAGCTTGGAGGGCGTCGCGGCCTCGGACAGCAGCGACTCCACCAGCGCCGTCTCCTGCCAGCTGCCGGAGGCCGGCAGGCGCA is a genomic window of Corallococcus macrosporus containing:
- a CDS encoding type I polyketide synthase, with the translated sequence MSADTNIDAQAIAIVGMAGRFPGAPDLASFWKNLRDGVESIQPVPDAELEKLGVDPVLRKDPRHVKASAALAGMELFDAGFFGFTPREAELMDPQHRVFLECAWEAMEKAGHTPEGFDGSIGVFAGAATNTYLVFHLVPNFDQLSGMDQVQVDVNNGGDFLATRVAYKLNLRGPSYSITSACSTSLVATHAACQSLLNEECDLALAGGVSVHVKHPEGYPFVPGGIVSPDGHCRAFDAKAEGTVFGSGVGVVVLKRLADAIEDGDHIHAIIKGSAINNDGAQKVGFTAPSVDGQATVITEALGAAGVAPETIGYLEAHGTGTKMGDPIEVRALNKAFKFRSAAAKAAPPKIPVGSLKSNIGHLANAAGVSSLIKAVLTLENRQIPPSLHVSEVNPEIPFAGGPFFVNTKLTDWQANPKHPRRAGVSSFGVGGTNAHIVLEEAPALPASGASRPAQLLVLSAKSDAALDAATKNLAAHLKAHPAQALADVAFTLQTGRQAMAKRRVLVCRDRDDAMAALDVEGSPRLWTNTPDVHERPVAFLFPGQGSQYVGMARDLYASEPTFKRHLDACADKLTPHLGLDLRTVLFPEASRAEAATQALTRTELTQPALFAVEYALAKLWMAWGVKPSAMLGHSIGEYVAACLAGVFTLDDALALVAARGKLMQGLPSGAMLSAKMEESALKPLLPANVSAAAVNAPGFTVVAGPTDAVDALQAKLEGLGVEVSRLHTSHAFHSAMMDPILAAFTARVRQVKLNAPTLPFLSNVTGTWIEAAQATDPNYWATHLRQAVRFSAGLQELSRKWPQAALLEVGPGTVLTTLAKQQPGAEARVLIASTRHPREQAADLQVLLGALGRLWLNGVTVDWKGFAANEQRRRVPLPTYPFQRERYWIDAKPLGGGARADAPASLAKRADVADWFYAPSWKLSPLPKAKDAAGAGWLVFADDTGVADALAPKLGGDIFRVVPGARFEQRADGSFTVDPARREDYCAVLEALKKQGRAFSNIVHLWSLSKETGSLDLGFHSQLFLARALGETGHLEPLTWSMVTSRSARVEQVDAQLPEQALLVGPSRVLPQEYPNLSCRFVDVVPGDAGAVADRLAAELRAEARDAVVALRGRQRWVQTFEPVRLEAAGTPVLRDGGAYLITDGLTGIGHALASELATVHQAKLTLVETADFPSRGQWTTWVEKHGVEDAVSRRIQRALALERTGIEMLVLPAALTDVESMRGVVDAAVARFGRIDGVIHAAGGMQGATLGTIAETGPDECAWHFRPQVHGVRVLAEVLPKEGPAFCLLVSSLSSVLGGLGQVAQASASAFMDAFAENRTEGFAYPWLSVDWDAWQFADAQAMAELSPTLAQFAIQPAEGLEALRRALSHGEGQLAISTGNLAARQRQGPRATKAKEGKKDAAKGNKHARPSILTPYAAPRTELEKTVAGIWEQVLGIDGIGINDNFFELGGHSLLATQLRNHIHAVLKVDLSLRGLFETPTVAGVAGRVEQELGKRAASTEKPIAERLRTAFPTERPALLTEYLRHHISEGLRIPQDKLPADGSLKGYDLHALGAELEYDLRQDFKFQLYPHEVQAHPSIPELSKYLLVEMDRLQDPQRFAENKPLSAYPLKPYRAQVSGVQRTNTAKKNPPMVFVHSSPRAGSTLFRVMLAGHPRLFCPPEVNLLFFEGMREWRENIGFGSEMEWTTGGLQWALMELEKLDSPAGAALVDRLVAEDVSAQDVYRRLQEKSAPRLLVDKTPTYAMDVETLERAERMFEGNKYIYLYRHPLPVMESILRMRFDRLFAAGLFGDADVDPYVVAETVWALSNRNLLNFFDGIGRERCHWVRYEDLVADPTKVMTGVAHFLGLEFDERMVQPYDGKKDRMMGGLGDPNILQHQGIEKKMGESWKRIKWPRAFDASTHAVIERLGYSVEGATPAPAPVAAQPVATPAAKQKVTAAEAEKLLENMDQLSDEQVAELLAILEDAGGGDGGGSSSEDAA